In a single window of the Arachis hypogaea cultivar Tifrunner chromosome 6, arahy.Tifrunner.gnm2.J5K5, whole genome shotgun sequence genome:
- the LOC112805344 gene encoding adenylate isopentenyltransferase 5, chloroplastic-like, protein MTISMVLCNPSTQPIINVPCNGPKLINAKQKEKVVLVMGATGTGKSRLSIDLGTCFPSEIINSDKIQAYEGLEIATNKVTKEEQRGVPHHLLGIHNLYSEFTANDFCDMASLAMESIIGREQLPIIVGGSNSYVEALVERFGSRYDWFFLWLDVSMPILHSYVSKRVDEMVEKGMVNELRPFFSPNGDYSKGIRKAIGVPEFDMFFRSEGTTWDERTKQRLFDEAIRGVKKNTCTLACKQFERIERLRNVKRWNMQRVCATRVFEMHGNGDDEADEAWRKIVAEPSARLVAQFLYNEAINNNNINNNYSGISSRAGFF, encoded by the coding sequence ATGACCATATCAatggtgttgtgcaatccatcaACACAACCAATCATAAATGTTCCTTGCAATGGTCCAAAACTGATCAACGCTAAGCAGAAAGAGAAGGTGGTTTTGGTCATGGGAGCAACCGGGACCGGAAAATCACGGCTCTCCATCGACCTTGGAACATGTTTTCCATCGGAAATCATCAACTCCGACAAAATTCAAGCCTATGAAGGGCTAGAAATTGCCACAAACAAGGTCACAAAGGAAGAACAACGAGGCGTGCCACATCATTTGTTAGGGATACACAATCTCTACTCTGAGTTCACGGCCAATGATTTCTGCGACATGGCCTCGTTGGCCATGGAATCAATCATTGGCCGCGAACAACTCCCGATCATAGTCGGGGGGTCGAATTCCTATGTGGAAGCATTAGTAGAAAGATTTGGATCAAGGTATGATTGGTTTTTTCTTTGGTTGGATGTATCAATGCCAATTCTTCATTCCTATGTATCGAAAAGAGTGGATGAGATGGTTGAGAAGGGAATGGTGAATGAATTAAGACCCTTTTTCAGTCCCAACGGGGATTACTCAAAAGGGATAAGAAAAGCAATTGGGGTGCCGGAATTCGACATGTTCTTTCGAAGTGAAGGGACAACATGGGATGAGAGAACGAAGCAGAGGTTGTTTGATGAGGCGATCAGGGGAGTGAAGAAGAACACGTGCACATTGGCGTGCAAGCAGTTTGAGAGGATTGAGAGGCTTAGGAATGTGAAGAGATGGAACATGCAGCGTGTGTGTGCCACAAGAGTGTTTGAAATGCATGGAAATGGTGATGATGAAGCAGATGAAGCGTGGAGGAAGATTGTGGCAGAGCCAAGTGCGAGATTAGTGGCACAGTTTCTATACAATGaagcaattaataataataatattaataataattattctgGGATTAGTTCGCGTGCCGGGTTCTTCTAA